The Vicia villosa cultivar HV-30 ecotype Madison, WI linkage group LG1, Vvil1.0, whole genome shotgun sequence genome includes a region encoding these proteins:
- the LOC131644961 gene encoding enoyl-CoA delta isomerase 2, peroxisomal-like yields MWTLEKRDNLWLLTLTGDDQNRLNPTLIDSLLSTLTNLATQSTPGSVLITTAKGKFFSNGFDLQYARAAGSKSAAMNRLSSMVKSFKPVAAALISLPMPTIAAVNGHASGVGFLLAICHDYVLMRSDQGVLYMPEVNLALPMPDYFAAVIRDKIKKPAVLRDVLLAGVKVKGKEAVEMGIVDSAHDSAESTVEAAVRLGEQLAQKKWVGEVYAEIRKSLYPDACKVLGLTPKSLISKI; encoded by the coding sequence atgtggacTCTCGAGAAGCGTGACAACTTATGGCTCCTGACTCTCACCGGCGACGACCAAAACCGCCTCAATCCAACTCTAATTGACTCCCTTCTCTCAACCCTAACAAATCTCGCCACTCAATCCACTCCCGGCTCTGTTCTCATCACCACCGCCAAAGGCAAATTCTTCTCCAACGGCTTCGACTTACAATATGCTCGCGCCGCCGGCTCCAAGTCCGCCGCAATGAACCGCCTTAGTTCCATGGTCAAATCCTTCAAACCCGTAGCGGCGGCGCTGATATCTCTTCCTATGCCAACCATCGCCGCCGTCAACGGCCACGCCTCCGGCGTCGGGTTCCTGCTTGCGATCTGCCATGATTATGTCTTGATGAGGAGTGATCAAGGCGTGTTGTACATGCCGGAGGTGAATCTCGCGCTGCCGATGCCGGATTACTTCGCTGCCGTGATTAGAGATAAGATCAAGAAGCCGGCGGTGCTGCGTGATGTGTTGTTGGCCGGTGTGAAGGTTAAGGGGAAAGAGGCGGTTGAGATGGGGATTGTTGATTCGGCGCATGATAGTGCGGAGAGTACGGTAGAGGCTGCTGTGCGCCTGGGGGAGCAATTGGCGCAGAAGAAATGGGTTGGTGAAGTGTATGCTGAGATAAGGAAGAGTTTGTATCCTGATGCGTGTAAGGTTTTGGGTTTGACTCCGAAATCACTCATATCTAAGATTTGA
- the LOC131623667 gene encoding enoyl-CoA delta isomerase 2, peroxisomal-like produces MCSLDKRENLWILTITGDDQNRLNPTLIDSLLTTITNLATQSTPGSVLITTAKGKFFSNGFDLLYARAAGSKTAAAVRLQSMVDALKPVAAALISLPMPTIAAINGHASAAGFLLALCHDYVMMRSDRGVLYMPEVDLGLPLPDYFTAVMREKIKSPAVLRDVLLGGVKVKGREAVEMGIVDSAHDSAESVVEAAVRLGGELAEKKWVGKVYGEIRKSLYPDACKVLGLTPISLVSKI; encoded by the coding sequence ATGTGCAGTCTCGATAAGCGTGAAAATCTATGGATCCTAACAATCACCGGCGACGATCAAAACCGCCTCAATCCAACGCTAATCGATTCCCTTCTCACAACCATAACAAATCTCGCCACTCAATCCACTCCCGGTTCCGTCCTCATCACCACCGCCAAAGGCAAATTCTTCTCCAACGGCTTCGACTTGCTATACGCTCGCGCCGCCGGCTCCAAAACCGCCGCTGCCGTTCGTCTTCAATCAATGGTGGACGCTCTCAAACCCGTCGCCGCAGCGTTGATCTCGCTTCCCATGCCGACGATCGCCGCCATCAACGGTCACGCCTCCGCCGCTGGATTCTTACTCGCGTTGTgtcatgattatgtgatgatgaGAAGTGATCGAGGCGTGTTGTATATGCCGGAGGTGGATCTAGGTTTGCCGTTGCCGGATTATTTTACGGCGGTGATGAGGGAGAAGATCAAGTCGCCGGCGGTGCTGAGGGATGTGTTGTTGGGGGGTGTGAAGGTTAAGGGGAGAGAGGCGGTTGAGATGGGGATTGTGGATTCGGCGCATGATAGTGCGGAGAGTGTGGTGGAGGCTGCTGTGCGCTTGGGGGGAGAATTGGCGGAGAAGAAATGGGTGGGGAAAGTGTATGGTGAGATAAGGAAGAGTTTGTATCCTGATGCGTGTAAGGTTTTGGGATTGACTCCAATTTCACTCGTATCTAAGATTTGA